A region of Thermodesulfobacteriota bacterium DNA encodes the following proteins:
- a CDS encoding ABC transporter ATP-binding protein, which translates to MLLSVKNLQVSYDKIKALHGINFEIDEGEIVTIIGANGAGKSTTLRAISRMVPVEEGTRMSFKEKDLLRYAADKVVSQLGISHVPEGRRLFGNLTVLENLQLATFSRRDKEDIAKDIERVFAIFPRLDERKVQKAGTLSGGEQQMLAIGRAFMSGRKIMLLDEPSMGLAPLLMLDVFDALKEINQEGTTILLVEQNARMALKFARRGYVLESGSVVLEGPSEELLENPEVKKAYLGG; encoded by the coding sequence ATGCTGCTGTCGGTGAAAAATTTGCAGGTATCCTACGATAAAATTAAGGCTCTCCACGGAATAAACTTTGAGATTGATGAAGGTGAGATTGTAACCATTATCGGAGCCAACGGTGCGGGGAAAAGCACCACATTGCGAGCTATTTCACGGATGGTACCCGTAGAGGAAGGTACCCGAATGAGTTTTAAGGAAAAAGACTTGCTCAGGTATGCGGCTGATAAAGTGGTCAGTCAGCTCGGTATCTCCCATGTTCCAGAGGGAAGACGGCTGTTCGGTAACCTGACGGTCTTGGAAAACCTTCAACTTGCCACCTTTTCTCGCAGGGATAAAGAAGATATCGCCAAAGACATTGAGAGGGTATTCGCCATATTCCCCCGGTTGGATGAGCGTAAAGTTCAGAAAGCCGGTACGTTAAGCGGCGGAGAGCAGCAAATGCTGGCCATCGGCAGGGCATTTATGAGCGGTAGAAAAATTATGCTTCTCGATGAGCCGTCCATGGGGCTGGCCCCCTTGCTGATGCTCGATGTTTTTGATGCGTTAAAGGAAATCAATCAGGAGGGCACCACCATTTTGCTGGTTGAACAGAATGCAAGGATGGCGTTGAAATTTGCCCGTCGAGGTTATGTATTGGAAAGCGGCAGTGTGGTGCTGGAGGGCCCATCAGAAGAATTGCTTGAAAATCCGGAGGTCAAGAAAGCATATTTGGGAGGATGA
- the gcvT gene encoding glycine cleavage system aminomethyltransferase GcvT — protein MPKLNRTIFYERHVKLGANMVEFAGWEMPIQYDGGIVQEHLATRKHAGLFDVSHMGRFVISGKDSLAFLQHVLSNNAAALELEESQYTIIPNKQGGAIDDAYLYRFVEDEYLLVVNASNREKDWNHLNQHRKNFNEVKLVDRTADLIMISLQGPLSKNILLGVIDSGHLPEPQRNCLATDAIKGAKVQIARTGYTGEPICFELFVNTENSLMIWDLLIECGAQPVGLGARDTLRLEACLPLYGHELGDDPENNEIPIFASSLSKFAVSLSPLKKNFVGREALEKQFNALKKIINDDFSLITDLPRMIMPVAIVGKGLARSGYKVFHNGHHVGYVTSGTMVPYWKYEGIGISSKITDEKGLRAICLAFINSDLSEGDELQLEIRNKMTPAVVVPYHMRSEAPPFARAIFHDQIRQEKADFPNKEAVKKVRSLLDKTIENTIWRQHECINLIPSEQTPSKMVKLLSIMDPVGRYAEHKQVMAFNEAEVFYYQGTEFIARVEELLENELRHYLECTEVETRPVSGQMANTALFSAMVDFLNRADRKSEQRRIRNVLNNHIIKGGHLSAQPMGALRDFVARNPKWEKPAVVNFPVHEDNSYKIDVDACKNVIEEHQPELIIFGKSMTLHKEPVAQIRSFVDDLSIDCVILYDMAHVLGLVGPYFQQPFKEGADIVTGSTHKTFYGTQRGIIGSNYTDEDLRYELWEAIQRRAFPGSVSNHHLGTMLGLLMGAYEMNYFKDEYQRKVHSNAKAFAKALKQCGLDVAGDPDISYTETHQVILNVGYSKGPELAQRLEQNNIIVNYQAAPDEEGFTASGSLRMGVQEMTRFGMAERDFQKLAQIIYDVVAGNKGVKEEVKSFRNAFSDMQFCFSTNDFDDLIQKLHTLI, from the coding sequence ATGCCAAAACTTAATCGAACCATTTTTTATGAACGGCATGTAAAGCTCGGGGCCAATATGGTAGAATTTGCCGGCTGGGAAATGCCGATTCAGTATGATGGGGGAATCGTCCAGGAGCATCTTGCTACCAGAAAGCATGCCGGCCTTTTTGACGTTTCCCACATGGGCCGCTTTGTGATCAGCGGGAAAGACTCGCTGGCTTTTCTGCAGCATGTTCTTTCCAACAATGCGGCGGCCCTCGAACTAGAAGAAAGCCAGTACACCATTATCCCCAACAAGCAGGGTGGTGCGATCGATGATGCCTATCTTTACCGCTTTGTGGAGGATGAATATCTGTTGGTGGTGAACGCCTCAAATCGGGAAAAGGACTGGAACCATTTAAACCAGCACCGGAAAAATTTCAACGAGGTAAAACTGGTTGATCGCACTGCCGATCTGATCATGATCAGCCTACAGGGTCCTTTATCAAAAAATATCCTTTTGGGTGTTATAGATTCCGGGCATCTACCTGAACCACAGAGAAATTGTCTGGCAACCGATGCCATAAAAGGCGCCAAAGTCCAAATCGCAAGAACCGGATACACCGGAGAGCCCATCTGTTTCGAACTCTTTGTGAACACCGAAAATTCATTGATGATCTGGGATCTATTGATAGAATGTGGCGCTCAGCCTGTCGGCCTTGGAGCCAGGGATACCTTGAGGCTTGAAGCATGTCTTCCTCTGTATGGACACGAATTGGGAGACGATCCTGAAAACAACGAAATTCCCATTTTTGCATCGAGTCTTTCCAAATTTGCAGTCAGTTTATCACCCTTAAAGAAAAATTTTGTCGGCCGCGAGGCCCTGGAAAAACAATTTAATGCTCTGAAGAAAATAATAAATGACGACTTTTCTCTCATCACAGACCTCCCGCGCATGATCATGCCGGTAGCCATAGTCGGCAAAGGACTGGCCCGCAGCGGATATAAGGTTTTCCATAACGGTCACCACGTCGGATATGTAACCAGCGGTACCATGGTCCCCTACTGGAAGTATGAAGGGATCGGTATTTCCTCCAAAATTACGGATGAAAAAGGGCTGCGGGCAATCTGTCTGGCATTTATAAACAGCGACCTTAGCGAAGGGGATGAACTGCAGCTAGAAATCAGGAACAAAATGACGCCAGCAGTGGTCGTTCCCTACCATATGAGAAGCGAGGCCCCGCCTTTTGCCCGGGCTATTTTCCATGATCAGATCAGACAGGAAAAAGCGGATTTCCCAAACAAAGAAGCGGTAAAAAAGGTCCGTTCATTGCTTGATAAAACCATTGAAAATACAATCTGGCGACAGCATGAATGTATCAATCTTATTCCATCGGAGCAGACCCCTTCTAAGATGGTAAAACTTCTTTCGATTATGGACCCTGTCGGTCGTTATGCCGAACATAAACAGGTGATGGCTTTCAACGAAGCCGAAGTCTTTTACTACCAGGGAACCGAGTTCATTGCCAGAGTTGAAGAACTGCTGGAAAATGAATTGCGCCATTACCTTGAATGTACCGAGGTGGAAACACGCCCTGTCTCAGGTCAGATGGCAAATACAGCGTTATTCAGTGCAATGGTGGATTTTTTAAACCGGGCGGACAGGAAAAGCGAACAAAGGAGAATCCGCAACGTATTAAATAACCACATTATCAAAGGCGGTCATCTCAGCGCACAGCCCATGGGCGCTCTGCGAGATTTTGTCGCCCGCAATCCCAAATGGGAAAAGCCTGCTGTGGTTAATTTTCCGGTTCATGAGGATAATTCTTATAAAATAGATGTGGACGCCTGCAAAAATGTGATTGAAGAGCACCAACCTGAACTGATTATTTTCGGCAAAAGCATGACCTTACATAAGGAACCTGTGGCTCAAATACGGTCATTTGTTGATGACCTGTCCATTGACTGTGTCATTTTATATGATATGGCCCATGTTCTTGGCCTGGTGGGACCTTATTTCCAGCAGCCTTTTAAGGAGGGAGCCGATATCGTTACCGGATCTACCCATAAGACATTTTATGGTACCCAGCGGGGAATAATCGGGTCGAACTATACAGATGAAGATCTGCGTTACGAATTATGGGAAGCCATACAACGCAGGGCTTTTCCAGGCAGTGTCAGCAACCACCATCTTGGCACTATGCTCGGTCTGCTGATGGGCGCTTATGAAATGAATTACTTCAAGGATGAATACCAACGGAAAGTACATTCAAATGCAAAAGCCTTTGCAAAAGCTCTGAAGCAGTGCGGCCTTGATGTTGCCGGAGATCCCGATATCTCATATACTGAAACCCACCAGGTGATCCTTAATGTTGGCTATTCCAAAGGTCCTGAACTTGCGCAACGACTTGAACAGAATAATATCATAGTCAATTACCAGGCAGCCCCTGATGAAGAAGGTTTTACCGCATCCGGATCTTTACGAATGGGGGTACAGGAGATGACCCGCTTCGGCATGGCAGAAAGAGATTTTCAAAAACTGGCCCAGATTATTTACGATGTGGTAGCCGGAAATAAAGGAGTTAAAGAAGAGGTTAAATCTTTTAGAAACGCTTTTAGCGACATGCAGTTTTGTTTTTCAACAAACGATTTTGACGACCTTATACAAAAGCTGCATACACTGATATGA
- the lpdA gene encoding dihydrolipoyl dehydrogenase — MARKITVIGSGPGGYIAAIRAAQLGGEVTLIEKESVGGTCLNWGCIPSKILIHTAKMLENFRRAEEFGIRSMGSVMPDLPKLMDRKEKVIKSQAQGINKLLEKNRIQYLKAKGFIEEPGRTTVKYEDGNTAEISYDGLILAIGSYPISLSSIPFDGDRIISSNEALSLRQIPQSILIVGGGVIGCEFAFVLAALGCKVTVVEALSRMLPLPSVDEDCSKILQREMKKRKIKFLVNRSVESVEDQESSLAVTIGPSPFLENISPKDEEPKIERVEKILVCVGRKPSTDHLGLENIGVHVDEKGWVIANEKMETNIAGVYAIGDVLGPAKVMLAHVASAEGLVAAENAMQGSKKMDYTAVPGAIFTTPEIANVGLTESQAKQINDRVRSDSVLFRAMGKAQVVGEIAGMAKIVSDVDTGRILGVHIVGSHATDLIAEGTLAIKSGSSVKDLAATIHAHPTFSEVMQETSFKALDRSLHG; from the coding sequence ATGGCAAGAAAAATAACTGTAATCGGCTCCGGCCCCGGCGGGTATATTGCTGCAATACGTGCTGCCCAGCTTGGTGGCGAAGTGACCCTTATTGAAAAGGAGAGTGTGGGCGGGACATGTTTAAACTGGGGTTGTATTCCTTCTAAAATATTGATTCACACCGCCAAGATGCTGGAAAACTTCAGAAGAGCCGAAGAATTTGGTATCCGGTCAATGGGGTCGGTTATGCCGGACTTACCAAAACTGATGGATCGGAAGGAAAAGGTGATTAAAAGCCAGGCCCAAGGGATTAATAAGCTTTTGGAAAAAAATAGGATTCAATATCTGAAAGCAAAAGGATTTATCGAGGAGCCGGGACGGACCACGGTAAAATATGAGGACGGGAATACCGCAGAAATATCTTATGACGGTCTGATTTTAGCCATTGGGTCATACCCGATAAGCCTTTCATCGATACCCTTTGACGGGGATCGGATTATATCGAGCAACGAAGCGCTTAGCCTGCGCCAAATTCCGCAATCAATACTCATTGTCGGAGGTGGAGTTATCGGTTGTGAGTTTGCATTTGTGCTCGCCGCACTTGGTTGCAAAGTGACTGTGGTGGAGGCTTTGTCAAGGATGTTGCCGCTTCCATCCGTTGATGAAGATTGCTCAAAGATTTTGCAGCGTGAAATGAAAAAGCGAAAAATTAAGTTTTTGGTTAACAGAAGTGTGGAATCGGTTGAAGATCAAGAGAGCAGTCTTGCTGTAACAATAGGGCCCTCGCCTTTTTTGGAGAATATTTCTCCAAAAGACGAAGAACCCAAAATCGAGAGAGTGGAAAAGATTTTGGTATGTGTTGGACGTAAACCGAGTACCGATCACCTCGGCCTTGAAAACATAGGGGTTCATGTGGACGAAAAGGGATGGGTCATTGCCAATGAGAAGATGGAAACCAATATTGCAGGGGTGTATGCCATTGGTGATGTCCTCGGACCGGCAAAAGTTATGCTTGCACACGTTGCCTCTGCGGAAGGCCTTGTTGCGGCAGAAAATGCCATGCAAGGGAGTAAAAAGATGGACTATACTGCTGTGCCCGGTGCAATTTTTACCACACCGGAAATAGCAAACGTCGGGCTGACAGAATCGCAGGCAAAACAGATAAATGATCGCGTACGTTCAGACAGTGTTCTTTTCCGGGCAATGGGAAAGGCACAGGTTGTGGGAGAAATTGCCGGTATGGCAAAGATAGTATCAGATGTTGACACCGGTAGAATTTTAGGTGTTCACATTGTCGGATCGCACGCAACCGATCTTATTGCCGAAGGCACACTGGCCATTAAGAGCGGATCCAGTGTAAAAGATCTGGCTGCCACCATTCATGCGCACCCCACGTTCTCTGAAGTTATGCAGGAAACTTCATTCAAGGCGCTTGACAGATCTTTGCATGGATAA
- a CDS encoding branched-chain amino acid ABC transporter permease, producing the protein MEVTSSELSTPETGLKSKIIEMFSMVPILGWLFGAMIAVILEQAVGTQLALALGLPKIPALFGFLIMLKKPLLVPSTMLYVLLIFILPIGIIARLSLAPANRLAEKLIHFSMPGSVFIHLVLLYIIFHIWADVSDYRLITLKFTLIAIMVTVSLNIINGYMGEFSCSHPGFMALGAYTASVFSVSLFVNDSMFGQALMPSFIGPFLFPLGLILGGCVAALGALIVAIPSFRTRGDYLAIISLAFMFIVKSLVENMEFVGGPRGLSSQPNWANLPTVFIWTVVCIWVINNFVRSTLGKALNAVRDEETAANAMTVNTKRTKVVAFMFAAFWAGVAGGLFAHVLGYVNPATFGIQKLAEVLAMVYFGGLNSVYGSIVGAVSLSVLGEALRPLELFKWIAIPLLLILVMIYRPTGLIAFKEFNVKKLIQPKKKKGEEV; encoded by the coding sequence ATGGAAGTAACAAGTAGCGAATTATCTACACCTGAAACAGGATTAAAAAGTAAAATCATAGAGATGTTTTCCATGGTACCGATTCTGGGGTGGCTTTTTGGTGCAATGATTGCGGTTATCCTGGAACAAGCGGTGGGAACACAGCTGGCACTGGCTTTGGGATTACCTAAAATTCCGGCACTTTTTGGTTTCTTAATCATGCTTAAAAAACCGTTGCTTGTTCCCAGCACCATGCTTTACGTTTTATTGATATTCATTTTACCCATCGGCATTATTGCGCGGTTGAGCCTTGCACCGGCCAACCGGCTGGCGGAAAAACTAATCCATTTTTCCATGCCGGGATCGGTATTTATCCATCTGGTGTTGCTTTATATCATTTTTCATATCTGGGCGGATGTGAGTGACTACCGTTTAATTACGCTCAAATTTACTCTGATCGCTATCATGGTCACCGTAAGTCTGAACATAATCAACGGTTACATGGGAGAATTTTCCTGTTCACATCCTGGATTTATGGCTCTGGGTGCTTATACTGCTTCGGTTTTTTCCGTATCCCTTTTTGTTAACGACAGCATGTTTGGCCAAGCGCTTATGCCTTCCTTTATAGGTCCGTTTCTGTTTCCCCTGGGACTCATTCTGGGTGGTTGCGTGGCCGCCCTGGGAGCATTGATCGTCGCCATTCCTTCATTCAGAACACGGGGAGATTACCTGGCGATCATCTCTCTGGCGTTTATGTTTATCGTCAAAAGTCTGGTTGAAAACATGGAATTCGTGGGCGGACCCCGTGGACTCAGCAGTCAGCCAAACTGGGCCAACTTGCCCACCGTTTTTATCTGGACTGTGGTCTGTATCTGGGTAATCAACAACTTTGTTCGTTCCACCCTTGGCAAGGCGCTAAATGCTGTACGGGATGAAGAAACGGCTGCCAATGCAATGACCGTCAACACCAAGCGTACAAAGGTGGTGGCTTTCATGTTTGCTGCATTTTGGGCCGGTGTGGCCGGCGGGCTGTTTGCCCATGTGCTGGGTTATGTGAACCCGGCAACGTTTGGCATTCAGAAACTGGCCGAGGTTTTGGCGATGGTCTATTTCGGCGGCTTGAATTCGGTGTACGGGTCGATTGTGGGCGCTGTAAGTCTCAGCGTGCTTGGCGAAGCCCTGCGGCCTTTGGAGCTTTTTAAATGGATTGCCATTCCGCTGCTTTTGATCCTGGTAATGATTTACCGTCCCACAGGATTGATCGCCTTTAAGGAGTTTAACGTGAAGAAATTGATTCAGCCTAAAAAGAAAAAGGGAGAAGAGGTATAA
- a CDS encoding Lrp/AsnC family transcriptional regulator, giving the protein MKIDDINVEIIKNLRDGRKSFKKIANILNITENTVRSRVNKLTSEGILETTGLVDPEVMPDHRVVFVGVKLSTFNLVEKGKEFSKLKGVVSVSVVTGRFDLILVVLLKRGFDLLEFYTQEVYQLDGVRSVETFVVYKGYNLKVPYIL; this is encoded by the coding sequence ATGAAAATAGATGATATAAACGTTGAGATTATCAAAAACCTCCGTGATGGCAGAAAATCCTTTAAAAAAATTGCTAACATACTGAACATCACCGAAAATACCGTTCGATCGCGGGTAAACAAACTGACGAGCGAAGGTATACTGGAAACCACAGGCCTGGTAGACCCGGAAGTCATGCCCGACCATCGGGTCGTGTTTGTCGGCGTAAAATTATCCACCTTTAATCTTGTTGAGAAAGGAAAGGAGTTCAGCAAATTAAAAGGGGTGGTGTCAGTAAGCGTGGTGACAGGACGCTTTGACCTTATCCTGGTGGTTTTATTAAAAAGAGGGTTCGATCTGCTGGAGTTTTATACTCAGGAGGTTTACCAGCTTGATGGCGTTCGTTCGGTGGAAACTTTTGTGGTATATAAGGGATACAACCTGAAGGTGCCCTATATACTCTAA
- a CDS encoding aminomethyltransferase family protein, with protein sequence MEKEVKMTLLHEWHVNRGANMAQFGEYDMPLWYPTGVRSEHLSVLTNAGIFDTSHMAVVMIDGSDARDLLQHCFSNNLDACIGKQQNPLIPGKCVYGVFLRDTGDVIDDAIVFQIDESIYMVVVNAGMGNAISTHLLDHAGRSNVDITDLTDKLGKLDVQGPFAAKILIKVLKSPQTVFDKLPYFSFKGHFDPSSTAAKTVLLSDGTPILLSRTGYTGEFGFEIFVEPDHFTRTWDILVEAGNEFGLVACGLAARDSLRAGAVLPLSHQDIGPWPFLYNPWPFALAYNADFSGFTKQFIGSESLLKTDYSEHTLPFAGYDLRKVSTHNQAIVTDDNDKQIGKVLTCATDMAIGRHNDRIYSIASPDKPKNFNPRGLCCGFVKTAVRLSPGQTVTINDNRRKIKVEIANDLRPNRTARLALSKFLN encoded by the coding sequence ATGGAAAAAGAAGTAAAAATGACGTTGCTGCATGAATGGCATGTTAATCGAGGTGCCAATATGGCGCAGTTCGGTGAATATGATATGCCGCTTTGGTACCCAACTGGCGTTAGAAGCGAACATCTTTCGGTACTTACCAACGCCGGTATTTTTGACACCAGCCATATGGCTGTGGTAATGATTGACGGATCCGACGCCCGGGATCTGCTTCAGCATTGTTTTTCTAATAACCTGGATGCCTGCATCGGAAAGCAGCAAAATCCGTTGATTCCGGGAAAATGCGTGTACGGAGTTTTTTTGAGAGATACCGGTGACGTCATCGATGATGCCATTGTATTTCAAATTGATGAGTCAATTTACATGGTGGTGGTTAATGCCGGAATGGGGAATGCGATCAGTACTCACTTGTTGGACCATGCAGGCCGTAGTAACGTAGACATTACCGATCTGACCGACAAATTAGGCAAGCTGGATGTGCAAGGTCCTTTTGCTGCAAAAATCCTCATTAAGGTGTTGAAAAGCCCCCAAACCGTGTTTGACAAGCTGCCGTATTTTTCCTTCAAAGGTCATTTTGATCCAAGTTCGACTGCGGCTAAAACCGTGCTTCTTTCCGACGGAACACCCATTTTGCTTTCCCGTACCGGTTATACCGGTGAATTCGGTTTTGAAATTTTTGTCGAACCGGATCACTTCACCCGAACCTGGGATATACTTGTTGAAGCCGGAAATGAATTCGGACTGGTGGCCTGTGGCCTGGCTGCCAGAGATTCCCTCAGAGCCGGTGCCGTGTTGCCGCTTTCACACCAGGATATCGGCCCATGGCCTTTTCTTTATAATCCGTGGCCATTTGCCCTGGCGTATAATGCTGATTTCTCGGGATTCACCAAACAGTTCATCGGCAGCGAGTCGCTTTTAAAAACAGATTATAGTGAGCACACCCTTCCCTTTGCCGGTTACGACCTTCGCAAGGTGTCCACCCACAACCAGGCAATTGTCACAGATGATAACGACAAACAAATCGGCAAAGTGCTGACATGTGCCACTGACATGGCAATCGGACGTCACAACGACCGGATTTACAGCATCGCCAGCCCGGACAAACCGAAAAATTTTAATCCGCGAGGACTCTGCTGCGGCTTTGTTAAAACCGCCGTCCGGTTATCACCAGGTCAAACAGTGACCATAAATGACAACCGCCGGAAAATCAAAGTTGAAATTGCAAACGACCTGCGCCCGAACCGAACCGCACGTCTGGCACTGTCCAAGTTCTTGAATTAG
- a CDS encoding ABC transporter ATP-binding protein, producing MSLLQVKKMTHYFGGLRAVYNYDLTIEPGQIRGLIGPNGAGKTTIFNLITGIHQPTEGTVELENLNLVGLQPHQIASAGLGRTFQNLLLWRHMSVLEHVIMAQYSKMTYGLTGAFFGTAKRNRQEAAAEEKAYGLLKLVGISDLAHENVLNLPYGAQRRVEMARALAMEPKILFLDEPTAGMNPEELIQMMEIIRQVHKEFGLAIFLIEHRLKLVMELCQEIQTLVFGEVIAEGTPEEIQNNPKVIDAYLGKEAID from the coding sequence ATGTCCTTGCTTCAGGTAAAGAAAATGACTCACTATTTCGGCGGACTGCGGGCTGTGTATAACTATGATCTTACTATTGAACCGGGTCAGATAAGGGGGCTGATCGGCCCCAACGGAGCGGGTAAAACGACTATTTTTAATCTGATAACCGGCATTCACCAACCCACCGAAGGAACGGTTGAACTAGAAAACCTGAATCTGGTTGGACTTCAGCCCCACCAGATTGCTTCCGCCGGACTCGGTAGGACTTTCCAAAATCTGCTGCTATGGCGTCATATGAGCGTTCTTGAGCATGTGATCATGGCCCAGTATTCGAAAATGACTTACGGGTTGACCGGGGCTTTTTTTGGAACCGCAAAACGAAACAGGCAGGAGGCCGCAGCCGAAGAAAAAGCATATGGACTGCTGAAACTGGTCGGTATTAGTGATCTGGCACATGAGAATGTGCTTAATCTTCCCTACGGGGCTCAAAGAAGGGTGGAAATGGCCAGGGCGCTGGCCATGGAACCGAAGATCCTTTTTTTGGATGAGCCGACCGCCGGTATGAACCCGGAAGAACTGATTCAGATGATGGAAATCATTCGTCAGGTTCATAAAGAATTCGGACTGGCCATTTTCTTAATTGAACACCGGTTGAAACTGGTTATGGAACTTTGCCAGGAGATACAGACCCTGGTTTTCGGCGAGGTAATTGCCGAAGGTACGCCGGAAGAAATACAGAACAACCCTAAAGTGATTGATGCTTATCTGGGCAAGGAGGCAATAGACTGA
- a CDS encoding branched-chain amino acid ABC transporter permease yields MVFFFQNLINALQWGSFYALIALGYSMVYSIMMLFNFAHGDIFMVGAYIGFGVATGLMALASLWTLPLPGWFVLVLTILLSMFLTSFVGMFVERVGYRPLREAPRASAAITGLMIGIILEMLVLWGVGTQRISFPPLIETLTYNVNGVFITNKKIMIVAVSLSFMLALHLFIKKTRWGMAMRAMAFDFVVVPLMGVSINRIAAMTFAIGSALAAVAGILFGVAYPVLDPYMGILFGWKAFVAAILGGRGSIMGATLAGFLLGFIEIFVAMIFPSTLRDIIAYSIVLLILVFRPYGFFGEPYSAKLRL; encoded by the coding sequence ATGGTATTTTTCTTTCAGAACCTGATCAACGCTTTACAGTGGGGCAGTTTCTATGCACTCATCGCATTGGGATACTCCATGGTTTACAGCATCATGATGCTGTTTAATTTTGCGCACGGCGATATTTTTATGGTCGGGGCCTATATCGGGTTTGGTGTTGCCACAGGCTTGATGGCGCTGGCATCACTGTGGACTCTTCCTTTGCCCGGATGGTTTGTGCTGGTGCTGACCATCCTTCTTTCCATGTTCTTAACTTCTTTTGTGGGGATGTTCGTAGAGCGTGTGGGGTATCGTCCGCTACGGGAGGCACCGCGTGCATCGGCAGCCATTACCGGTTTAATGATTGGTATTATTCTCGAAATGCTGGTCCTGTGGGGAGTGGGTACTCAACGGATATCCTTTCCTCCATTGATCGAAACCCTGACCTATAATGTCAATGGTGTATTCATCACCAACAAAAAGATCATGATTGTGGCCGTTTCGCTTTCCTTTATGCTGGCGTTGCATCTGTTTATAAAAAAAACCCGCTGGGGGATGGCCATGCGGGCCATGGCCTTTGATTTTGTGGTGGTACCTTTGATGGGGGTATCGATCAACCGTATTGCGGCCATGACATTTGCCATTGGATCGGCTTTGGCCGCTGTGGCCGGTATTCTTTTCGGGGTGGCTTATCCGGTACTCGATCCGTACATGGGAATTTTATTTGGCTGGAAAGCCTTTGTGGCAGCGATATTAGGCGGAAGAGGCTCGATTATGGGGGCCACTCTGGCGGGATTTTTACTTGGGTTTATTGAAATCTTTGTGGCGATGATTTTTCCATCTACCTTGAGGGATATAATCGCTTATTCAATTGTACTGCTTATTTTGGTTTTCAGGCCTTACGGCTTCTTTGGCGAGCCATACAGTGCCAAGTTGAGACTGTAG
- a CDS encoding ABC transporter substrate-binding protein gives MKKGLFVGIICCLVVGLIVFACGPKEPTTIKIGINAPITGDIPKVGEGTKFAAQMWLEDINAAGGLEVGEKKYKVELVIEDNEAKAESAVKANTKMITEDDVLVIVGPQSSKQAVPAGEVANKYNTPMISPWSTNPKTTKDRPFVFRGCFLDPFQGPVVANFVKKEFGYTKAAVLYDVASDYPKGLAEFFKAAWEDLNGAGSVVAYESFTTKDADFSSQLTKIIKSGAEFLFTPQYYNEVALIVQQAHQLGWDKPIVGSDSWGSAETVKLCGKDCYGQFFSTHYAAAGAKGATKEFIDRYNKKHGYIPDDVGALTWDAIRLVQKAIESYGTITGDLKKDRQGIRDAFAKIKEFDGITGKMTFTEEGDPKKCAVIVRISDAGEFEFYKSICP, from the coding sequence ATGAAAAAAGGACTATTTGTAGGTATTATTTGCTGTCTGGTGGTGGGTCTAATTGTATTCGCTTGTGGTCCCAAGGAGCCAACGACGATTAAGATTGGCATAAATGCTCCGATTACCGGAGATATCCCCAAAGTAGGGGAGGGAACAAAGTTTGCCGCCCAAATGTGGCTTGAAGATATTAATGCTGCAGGCGGACTTGAGGTAGGGGAAAAAAAGTACAAGGTAGAGCTGGTCATAGAGGATAATGAGGCCAAAGCGGAATCGGCGGTGAAGGCAAATACCAAAATGATTACAGAGGATGACGTCCTGGTGATTGTGGGCCCCCAGTCTTCCAAACAAGCAGTACCTGCGGGTGAAGTGGCCAATAAGTACAACACCCCGATGATCAGCCCCTGGTCGACCAACCCAAAAACAACCAAAGACCGACCATTTGTTTTCCGGGGATGTTTTCTTGATCCGTTTCAGGGTCCGGTGGTTGCCAATTTCGTAAAGAAAGAATTCGGATATACCAAGGCAGCGGTTTTATACGACGTGGCCAGTGACTATCCGAAAGGTCTTGCCGAGTTTTTTAAAGCAGCCTGGGAAGATCTGAACGGTGCCGGTTCAGTGGTGGCCTATGAAAGCTTTACCACTAAAGACGCTGATTTCAGTTCACAATTGACAAAAATAATCAAATCAGGCGCTGAGTTTCTGTTTACTCCGCAGTACTATAATGAAGTGGCTTTAATCGTACAGCAGGCTCATCAGCTTGGATGGGACAAACCGATTGTTGGTAGCGACAGCTGGGGTTCTGCAGAAACCGTTAAACTGTGCGGGAAAGACTGCTACGGGCAGTTTTTCAGTACTCACTATGCAGCCGCCGGGGCCAAGGGAGCCACCAAGGAATTTATCGACAGGTATAATAAAAAACACGGTTATATTCCGGACGATGTCGGCGCTCTGACCTGGGATGCCATACGACTGGTACAAAAAGCAATTGAATCTTACGGAACAATTACCGGAGACCTGAAAAAAGACCGCCAGGGGATTCGGGATGCATTTGCTAAGATCAAGGAATTTGATGGTATTACCGGTAAAATGACTTTTACCGAAGAAGGCGATCCGAAAAAATGTGCCGTTATCGTCAGAATCAGCGATGCCGGTGAGTTCGAGTTCTACAAGTCCATCTGTCCCTAA